A stretch of Pseudomonas sp. CCC3.1 DNA encodes these proteins:
- a CDS encoding ABC transporter permease, whose translation MKLSPLNRRRFERFKANKRGWWSLWMFLVLFGLSLGAELIANDKPLMIHYDGDWYFPALKRYPETDFGGEFPLEANYKSPYIRELLAKKDALIVWPLIPYSYQSINYDLKVPAPAPPSAENWLGTDDQGRDVLARVIYGFRISVLFALTLTVLSSIIGVIAGALQGFYGGWVDLAGQRFLEIWSGLPVLYLLIILASFVQPNFWWLLGIMLLFSWMSLVDVVRAEFLRGRNLEYVRAARALGMQDMAIMYRHILPNAMVSTMTFMPFILTGAIGTLTALDFLGFGLPPGAPSLGELVAQGKSNLQAPWLGISAFAVLAIMLSLLVFIGESARDAFDPRK comes from the coding sequence ATGAAACTGTCCCCTCTCAACCGACGACGTTTCGAACGTTTCAAAGCCAACAAGCGCGGCTGGTGGTCGCTGTGGATGTTCCTGGTGCTGTTCGGGCTCAGCCTGGGTGCCGAACTGATCGCCAACGACAAACCCCTGATGATTCATTACGACGGCGACTGGTACTTCCCTGCCCTCAAACGCTACCCCGAAACAGATTTCGGCGGCGAGTTCCCACTCGAAGCCAACTACAAAAGCCCGTACATCCGCGAACTGCTGGCCAAGAAAGACGCCTTGATCGTGTGGCCCCTTATCCCGTACAGCTATCAGAGCATTAACTACGACCTGAAAGTCCCGGCGCCTGCGCCACCCTCGGCCGAAAACTGGCTAGGCACCGATGATCAGGGCCGAGATGTGTTGGCCCGGGTAATTTATGGCTTTCGAATTTCGGTGTTGTTTGCCCTTACGCTGACTGTTTTGAGTTCGATCATTGGCGTGATTGCGGGCGCCCTTCAGGGCTTCTATGGCGGCTGGGTCGACCTCGCAGGCCAGCGCTTTCTGGAGATATGGTCAGGTTTACCGGTGCTCTATCTGCTGATCATTCTGGCCAGCTTCGTGCAGCCCAACTTCTGGTGGCTGCTGGGGATCATGCTGCTGTTTTCCTGGATGAGCCTGGTTGATGTGGTACGCGCCGAATTTCTGCGTGGGCGAAATCTGGAATATGTGCGAGCAGCCCGTGCGCTGGGCATGCAAGACATGGCAATCATGTACCGCCATATCCTGCCCAACGCCATGGTCTCGACCATGACCTTTATGCCGTTTATTTTGACCGGTGCCATTGGCACCCTCACTGCGCTGGACTTCCTGGGCTTTGGCCTGCCTCCAGGCGCGCCATCACTCGGCGAACTGGTCGCCCAGGGCAAATCCAACCTGCAAGCGCCGTGGCTGGGCATCAGTGCCTTTGCCGTGCTGGCCATCATGCTCAGCCTGCTGGTGTTTATCGGCGAGTCCGCTCGCGATGCCTTCGACCCGAGGAAATGA
- a CDS encoding microcin C ABC transporter permease YejB, producing MLAYIFRRLLLIIPTLFGILLINFIIIQAAPGGPVEQMIAKLEGFDGATSRIAGGGSEVSVAGSNYRGAQGLDPALIQEIEKMYGFDKSAPERLWIMIKNYAQLDFGESFFRDAKVIDLIKEKMPVSISLGLWSTLIMYLVSIPLGIAKATRHGSHFDVWTSSAIIIGYAIPAFLFAILLIVVFAGGSYLDWFPLRGLTSNNFDQLSWGGKILDYFWHLALPITALVIGNFATMTLLTKNSFLDEINKQYVVTAKAKGLTNHRVLYGHVFRNAMLLVIAGFPSAFIGIFFTGSLLVEVIFSLDGLGLMSFEAAINRDYPVVFGTLFIFTLVGLVVKLIGDLSYTLVDPRIDFESREH from the coding sequence ATGCTGGCGTATATATTCAGGCGACTGCTGCTGATTATTCCGACGCTATTCGGGATTTTGCTGATCAACTTCATCATCATCCAGGCGGCCCCCGGCGGCCCGGTCGAGCAAATGATTGCCAAGCTCGAAGGCTTTGACGGCGCGACCAGCCGTATCGCCGGCGGTGGCTCCGAAGTCTCGGTGGCAGGCTCTAACTACCGAGGCGCACAAGGCCTGGACCCGGCGTTGATCCAGGAGATCGAAAAGATGTACGGGTTCGACAAGTCAGCCCCCGAGCGCTTGTGGATCATGATCAAGAACTACGCCCAACTGGACTTCGGCGAGAGCTTTTTCCGCGACGCCAAGGTCATCGACTTGATCAAGGAAAAAATGCCGGTCTCCATCTCGCTGGGGCTGTGGAGCACGCTGATCATGTATTTGGTGTCGATCCCGCTGGGAATCGCCAAGGCGACGCGACACGGCAGTCACTTTGACGTCTGGACCAGTTCGGCAATCATTATCGGCTATGCGATTCCGGCCTTTTTGTTTGCCATTCTGCTGATTGTGGTCTTCGCCGGGGGCAGCTATCTGGACTGGTTCCCGCTGCGCGGCCTGACCTCCAACAACTTCGATCAGTTGAGTTGGGGTGGCAAGATCCTCGATTATTTCTGGCACCTGGCGCTTCCCATCACTGCCTTGGTCATCGGCAACTTCGCCACCATGACGTTACTGACCAAAAACAGCTTTCTGGATGAGATCAACAAACAGTACGTGGTGACCGCCAAGGCCAAAGGGCTGACCAATCATCGCGTGCTCTACGGACACGTGTTTCGCAACGCCATGTTGCTGGTGATTGCGGGTTTCCCGTCAGCCTTTATCGGCATCTTCTTTACCGGCTCATTGCTGGTCGAGGTGATTTTTTCACTGGACGGGCTGGGGCTGATGAGTTTTGAGGCGGCGATCAATCGCGATTACCCGGTGGTCTTTGGCACCCTGTTCATCTTCACGCTGGTCGGACTGGTGGTGAAGTTGATCGGCGACCTCTCGTACACCCTGGTTGATCCGCGCATCGACTTTGAAAGCCGGGAGCATTGA